The Gordonia mangrovi genome includes the window GACCACCGAGATCAACCGACTCGGCGGCGACTGCACCGAAACAGCGGACGGTCTGCGGATCGTGCCGCGACCACTACACGGGGCGAGGTGGGAGTCCTACGCCGATCACCGGATGGCCACCGCCGGTGCGCTCATCGGCCTCGTCGTGCAAGGCGTCACCGTCGCCGACATCCAGACCACCAGCAAGACGCTGCCGGACTTCCCGGGCATGTGGCAGCAGATGATCGGGCACCCCTGAGGTGAGTCGGCGCGCCTCGAGCTACGACGAATCCGACGTCCGGATACGTCCCGGCAAAGGCAGCCGACCTCGCACCAAACAACGACCGAGCCACGACGACGCCGTGTCGGCGATGGTGGTGTCGGTCGACCGCGGCCGTTGGGGCTGCGTCCTCGACGATGACCCGAGCCGCCGGGTGGTGGCGATGCGGGCGCGTGAACTCGGCCGCACCCCGGTCGTCGTCGGCGATCAGGTGTCGGTGGTCGGAGATCTGTCCGGCCGCCCGGACACGTTGGCGCGCATCGTCAAAGTCGCCGACCGGACCACCGTGCTGCGCCGCACCGCCGACGACACCGATCCGTATGAACGCATCGTGGTGGCCAACGCCGATCAGCTGCTGATCGTCACCGCGTTGGCCGACCCGCCACCACGGACAGGTTTCGTGGAACGAGCGCTGGCCGCCGCCTACGTCGGGGGCCTGACCCCGATCCTGTGTCTGACGAAGTCCGATCTCGCCGATCCGGCCGAATTCACCCGGGCCTTCGCCGATCTCGACCTACCGATCGTGCTCGCCGGACGCGACGATCCGCTCGACGAGATCACCGCAGTGCTCACCGGCCGGCTCACGGCACTGATCGGACATTCGGGGGTGGGCAAGTCCACCTTGGTGAATCGTCTTGTGCCGGAAGCAGAACGGGCCACCGGGGAAGTATCCGGTGTCGGCAAGGGCCGACACACCTCGACGCAATCGGTGGTGTTGCCGCTGCCCGGCACCGACTCGTCGCCCCAGGGTTGGGTGGTCGACACACCGGGTATCCGGTCGTTCGGCCTCGCCCACGTCGGACCCGACGACATCGTCGACGCCTTCGACGATCTGCGCGACGCCATCGACAACTGCCCGCGCGGCTGCACGCATCTCGGACCGCCGGCCGATCCGGAGTGTGCGCTGGACGATCTCGCCGGCGCGTCGTATCGGCGTGCGATGGCCGTGCGGCAGTTGCTGATCGCGGTCTCCGGGCAGGTGGCCGAGGAGAACGCGGTCGCCGACGATCAGCCGACCGAGTAGGCCCCCACCACCGCTGGTCGAGTGGTCCGAACCGCTAGGCGAGGACGTATCGAGACCACTGGCGACGCACAAGTGATCTCGATACACGACCTCGGCGCCTCGGCCGCCACTCGATCACCGGGTTACCCACTCGCTCAGCGGGGCTCAGCGATCCACCACCGTCGTCTCGAAGAAATACCGATCCGCCCGGTACGCATGCCGGCCCACCTCGACGACCTTCCCCGCGTCGTCGAAAGCGGTGCGCTGCATGGTGAGCAGCGGCGCCCCCGGTTGGTCGCCGAGCAGGGCGGCCTCGTCGGCGTCGGCCGCCTTGGCCCCGATGCGTTGTCGGGCCAGCCGGATGTGGACACCCCGCCCGCGCAACCCCTTGTAGAGGCCGCCACTCTCGAGTTCCCCGGCGGGCGGGCAGATGTCGGCAGGTAGATGGTTGATCATCAGGGCCAGGGGTTCGCCGCCGGCACAGCGCAGACGTTTGACCGTCACCGACTCGGCCCCCACCGGCAAACCAAGCTCGGTGCGCAACTCCTCGTCGGGTGTTCCGATCCGATACTCGAGCAGTTGAGTGGTCGGATGCATTCCCGCGGTCGTCAGGTCGTCATAGAGGCTGGTGAGCTCCACCGAGCGGTGCACGGGATTCTGCACCACCTGCGTGCCGACCCCCCGCTTGCGCACCACCACGCCCTTGTCGACAAGCTCCTGGATCGCCTGACGGATGGTCGGGCGCGACAGCTTGAGCCGGCCGGCCAAGTCGAGTTCGTTCTCCAGCCGATCCCCGGGCCCGAGGTCGCCCCGCACGATCGCGGCCTCGATGGCCTGGGCTAGCTGGTGGTAGAGCGGCACCGGCGTGGACCGGTCGAGCTCGACCGGAATCTGCATGATCTGGTCCGCCATCGTGTCAGTATGTCATAACAAATAATGTCCGGACCAGGTTTTCTCCAGGTGCCTCCGCGACTTTCCACGTTCGGGCACCCTCAGGTGACCGCCTCGGCCGCCGACCCGCCGGTATCCCGACGACGTGACAGCGCGGCGGTGGTCAACCACGCGGCGATGACACCGAGCACCGCGGCGGGCACGGCGTCGAAGCCCACCGAACCGGTCAGCAGCATGCTGAACAGCAACGCGCTGAACACGAATCCGGTGCCCGCGGTCATCCCCGCGGCCGCACCGACCGCCAGCGCCCAGGTGATGGAGCAGTCGAAGAGTAGGCAGCCGATCGAGGCGATGGCCACCCCGATGAAGATCGCCGGGAAGACCGGGCCGCCGCGGAACCCGCAGCCCAGACAGATCGCGTAGGCGATCGCCTTGAACGCGATGATCACCACGAGCGCGCCGACACCGGTCTCGGCGAGGACCATCGGCACGGCGGTCTGCCCGGAGAACAGCACGTCGTCGATGTCGGCGCCGAGGGCGCGGGCGATCAACGCCAACACTCCCACCGCGACGCCTCCGGCGACGAGGATGCCGTAGCGGCGGCGCTTGTCGAGCGAAGCGGCCTTGTCCACGAATGTGCCGGCCTTTTTGACCTGGAACATGATCACGCTCGCCAGCACGCCGACGACGATGGCGAGCAGCAGGTCAACGACGCGGGTGCCCACGTAGTCCGGCATCTCCGGAACCGCCATCGACATGACCCCCAGCCCGCCCCAGTCGCCGAGCCCGATGAAGATGACATAGCCGACGGCCGCAGCGACCAGACCCGGCAGCAGCGCGGGCAACAACGCTGCCCCGGCGGCGAGCCCGGCCTCGAGTAGGAGCAACCCGGCCACCAGCGGTCCGCCGAACAGCGCTGACACTGCCGAGAACGAACCGGCGGTGGCCAGTACCCGATGCCCCTGTTCCGGGAGTCGCACGAACGGGACGACCACCATGCCGACCGCAGACCCCAACGCGATCAGTGGCGCCTCCGGACCGAGCACCGCACCGAACGCGAGGGTGCCGATGGCCGCGAGTGCGATACCCGGCGCGTACTGCCACGGTGTGGGTGTCACGCCGACACCGTCGAGCGGCGAGTGACCACCTCCGCCGGGTAGGAATGCCGTCGCCATCGCGACCACGATGGCCCCGGCCAACGGAAGCCCGAGCACCAGATACCAGGGCGCCTCGTCGACGCCGAGGTGCCGGGGAAGATCGGTCCACAACAGCTCCTCGAGCCAATGCACGAGCCCGAGAAATCCCCACGCCAGCAAAGCGGCCGGGATGCCGATAACCGCGCCCAGTCCGATCAGCTTCAGGTAGACGACACCCTCGGCGCGATCGGGATGCAGTTCGGCGGTGGTACTCGGCCGCACGCTCTGGGCGGTCACCTCATCGGCACTGGATGCCGGCTGCTGCGCCGAGGCGGCTTCCTGGTCGTCTGCATCGCCGATCGAGCTCATGGGCATCATCCTCCGTCCGACAGGTGGCCGACTCACCTTATCGGCGATCGCCGTTCGGTCGGAGGTACGCGTTTGCGCCCGACTACCCGTCGGGAAGGTTGTACGGCGTGATCACGTGAATCCCCGACGCGACCGGACGCTGATCGCCCGGTAGTGCGCCGTGATAGCGCATCACCGAGTGCGCGACCTGGCGCATGTCGGCACGCAGATCGTGGTGCAGGACCGCGGTCAGGTGTCCACTGAGCAGCAGGGTGCGATTGGCGTCGCCGAGGTCGTGTCCGATGAAGACCTCGCAGGTGCGGTTCGCGTCACGGAATGCCGAGACGATGCCCCGGTTGCCGCCGCCGATGGAGTAGACCGCCCCCACATCGGGGTTCGCGTCGAGTATCCGTGCCGTGAGTAGTGCACAGGTCTCGTCGAGTCCGTCGGAATCGGTCACCTCGACGATCCGACGCTGGGGGTCGTGGGTGCGCATCACCGATCGGAAGCCCATCTCCCGTTCCTCCTCACCGCGCGACATCGAGCTACTGGTCAGCACCAGCACATCGACGTCGACGCGCCGCAGCCACTGGCACATCAGATATGCCGCGGTGGCGCCGGCCGCACGATTGTCCATCCCGACGTAGGCGATCCGGGTACTCATCGGCACGTCGGTGACCAGGGTGATGACGGGGATACGCGCGGCGGTGAGCCTGCCGATGGCCGCCGCGATCTCCGGGGTGTCCGGCGCCTTGAGCACCACGGCGTGGCTGCCCTGGCGGGCAATCGTGTCCAGCGCCGCGATCAGGTCGGCGGTTTGCCAGGTCTCCCGAAGATGAAAGCGGGCCCGCATCACCGCCGGACGCAAGCCCGGCAACTCCTGCTCCAAGGCGTCGCGGACGAGACCGGAGAACTGTCGAGGCGTCTCCATGACCACGTCGATCAGGAACCGCCGCCCGGACAACCGCAGTTGGGTGCGCTGCCGGTCCAGATCCGCGATGGCCTGTTCGACCTGCAGCAC containing:
- a CDS encoding LacI family DNA-binding transcriptional regulator, which produces MPHRYPVREIARQAGVSEATVDRVLHRRPGVREGTVLQVEQAIADLDRQRTQLRLSGRRFLIDVVMETPRQFSGLVRDALEQELPGLRPAVMRARFHLRETWQTADLIAALDTIARQGSHAVVLKAPDTPEIAAAIGRLTAARIPVITLVTDVPMSTRIAYVGMDNRAAGATAAYLMCQWLRRVDVDVLVLTSSSMSRGEEEREMGFRSVMRTHDPQRRIVEVTDSDGLDETCALLTARILDANPDVGAVYSIGGGNRGIVSAFRDANRTCEVFIGHDLGDANRTLLLSGHLTAVLHHDLRADMRQVAHSVMRYHGALPGDQRPVASGIHVITPYNLPDG
- the rsgA gene encoding ribosome small subunit-dependent GTPase A — translated: MSRRASSYDESDVRIRPGKGSRPRTKQRPSHDDAVSAMVVSVDRGRWGCVLDDDPSRRVVAMRARELGRTPVVVGDQVSVVGDLSGRPDTLARIVKVADRTTVLRRTADDTDPYERIVVANADQLLIVTALADPPPRTGFVERALAAAYVGGLTPILCLTKSDLADPAEFTRAFADLDLPIVLAGRDDPLDEITAVLTGRLTALIGHSGVGKSTLVNRLVPEAERATGEVSGVGKGRHTSTQSVVLPLPGTDSSPQGWVVDTPGIRSFGLAHVGPDDIVDAFDDLRDAIDNCPRGCTHLGPPADPECALDDLAGASYRRAMAVRQLLIAVSGQVAEENAVADDQPTE
- a CDS encoding GntR family transcriptional regulator, with product MQIPVELDRSTPVPLYHQLAQAIEAAIVRGDLGPGDRLENELDLAGRLKLSRPTIRQAIQELVDKGVVVRKRGVGTQVVQNPVHRSVELTSLYDDLTTAGMHPTTQLLEYRIGTPDEELRTELGLPVGAESVTVKRLRCAGGEPLALMINHLPADICPPAGELESGGLYKGLRGRGVHIRLARQRIGAKAADADEAALLGDQPGAPLLTMQRTAFDDAGKVVEVGRHAYRADRYFFETTVVDR
- a CDS encoding chloride channel protein, coding for MSSIGDADDQEAASAQQPASSADEVTAQSVRPSTTAELHPDRAEGVVYLKLIGLGAVIGIPAALLAWGFLGLVHWLEELLWTDLPRHLGVDEAPWYLVLGLPLAGAIVVAMATAFLPGGGGHSPLDGVGVTPTPWQYAPGIALAAIGTLAFGAVLGPEAPLIALGSAVGMVVVPFVRLPEQGHRVLATAGSFSAVSALFGGPLVAGLLLLEAGLAAGAALLPALLPGLVAAAVGYVIFIGLGDWGGLGVMSMAVPEMPDYVGTRVVDLLLAIVVGVLASVIMFQVKKAGTFVDKAASLDKRRRYGILVAGGVAVGVLALIARALGADIDDVLFSGQTAVPMVLAETGVGALVVIIAFKAIAYAICLGCGFRGGPVFPAIFIGVAIASIGCLLFDCSITWALAVGAAAGMTAGTGFVFSALLFSMLLTGSVGFDAVPAAVLGVIAAWLTTAALSRRRDTGGSAAEAVT